From Pusillibacter faecalis, one genomic window encodes:
- a CDS encoding sigma-70 family RNA polymerase sigma factor, with translation MPTRSNEQLCRLAQAGDTAARDILLENNLGFIRKIALEQYRSMGLDENDIGIDLEDLVQEGSIGLLNAIPLFDAGRGMKFLTYSAPAIRNAMTDCIRAALAQFEQRMVDKKDGPGFQRVYLDDILSDDERMLRIEAIADPHSRTPEQIYIQKEQLTELYAALDKLTAREQTYLLYRYGFTDGIEHPLIGAALHFHLSESRTKKVEGEAMDSLRGKLPGGSDTMVSSG, from the coding sequence ATGCCGACCCGGAGCAATGAGCAGCTGTGCAGGCTGGCGCAGGCAGGGGATACGGCTGCCCGTGATATTCTGCTGGAAAACAATCTGGGATTCATCCGAAAAATAGCGTTGGAGCAATACCGGAGCATGGGGCTGGATGAAAATGATATTGGAATTGATTTAGAAGATTTGGTGCAGGAGGGAAGTATCGGCCTGCTGAACGCAATTCCTTTGTTTGATGCGGGACGGGGCATGAAATTTCTGACCTATTCGGCACCAGCAATCCGCAATGCCATGACAGACTGCATCCGCGCAGCTCTCGCTCAGTTTGAGCAACGGATGGTAGATAAGAAAGACGGCCCCGGCTTCCAGAGAGTATATCTGGATGACATTCTATCCGATGATGAACGAATGCTGCGGATCGAAGCCATAGCTGACCCCCATTCTCGAACGCCGGAGCAAATTTACATCCAAAAAGAACAGCTGACGGAACTGTATGCGGCGCTGGACAAGCTGACTGCCAGAGAGCAGACTTATCTGCTGTACCGCTATGGGTTTACCGATGGAATCGAGCACCCGCTGATCGGTGCGGCGCTCCATTTCCACCTCAGTGAGAGCCGGACAAAGAAGGTGGAGGGTGAGGCGATGGACAGCCTGCGCGGGAAGCTGCCGGGTGGTTCTGATACGATGGTAAGCAGCGGCTGA
- a CDS encoding DEAD/DEAH box helicase family protein: MMNFSFLSQQTEYALFAPACAEAEKIYASAPAMCAVGCRKALELAVKWVYAADKTMKMPYKDNLQSLIHEPSFRFAVDSNTWSKLPFIIKLGNLAVHTERSVQPSDALASLKGLFEFVQWIDYCYGSDYQERVFDESLIPTEKIAVDSRKIKEQESLLDEKEAEIEALRKQIEQMSAQYTAEKEKHQQERSFQPEDLSEFQTRKIYIDVDLKFMGWKFDGIDADVQEEYPVQGMAGVVGQMGYCDYVLFGKDGLPLAVIEAKRTSKDPNIGRKQAVLYADCLERKFGRRPMMFTTNGFETYYWDDQSGPQRKVSGVFSKEDLQKLMNRRAERQELMSIPIDDKITDRYYQKEAIRAVCDQIEQGFRKHLLVMATGTGKTRTASSLTDVLSRGKWITNVLFLADRTALVKQAKDDFKQYLPDMSLCNLCSNKDDRNARIVFSTYPTILNAIDDTKSKDGRQLFTPAHFDLIIIDESHRSIFKKYRAIFEYFDALMVGLTATPKTDVDRNTYDFFEMEHGVPTYAYDYETAVYQDHVLVPYYNYEVKTKFLDEGITYDDLSDEDKERYEDDFIEDGMMPDFIPSAALNKFVFNEKTVDMVLQDLMERGIKVAGGDRLGKTIIFAQNKRHAEFILERFNKLYPQYHGSFAQRVICDDSYAQTIIDDFKQPEKEPHIAVSVDMMDTGIDVPECVNLVFFKKVRSKAKFWQMIGRGTRLCKGLSCVDQIDGVYTDKRRFLIFDYCGNFEYFREHKEGYEARETKTLSENIFGKQIKIAMALQESTFAGENYQLWRNELIETCHKQVTALNPELISVKLRMQYVEKYKKQDAFLSIGESDKGELLTQIAPLVQSEETDEFAKRFDNFMYGLILAHIEQMPAFKYAKKQLCDTASLLERKANIPQIKEKLPLLQEIHTDVFWDANDILLFEKVRKELRGLIRFLDEDDGGQKRIITKLTDPIIDSQEGVQLDTAYDFEDYRAKVNRYVNEHGNTLAIYKLTHNIPLAAGDYQELERVLTSELGSKEDYKREFGDTPFGLLVRKIAKLNHEAAMQAFSAFINDQSLNQKQIAFVKKIINHIELNGYMENVSELTKPPFDKPVSFIKLFDAKTRTALIATINQIRENAVQIVAS; the protein is encoded by the coding sequence ATGATGAACTTTTCTTTTCTTTCACAACAAACTGAATACGCCCTGTTTGCCCCTGCCTGCGCGGAAGCCGAAAAAATTTATGCCTCTGCTCCTGCCATGTGCGCTGTTGGCTGCCGAAAGGCGCTGGAGCTGGCGGTTAAGTGGGTCTATGCGGCAGATAAGACCATGAAGATGCCCTACAAGGACAACCTACAATCCCTTATCCATGAACCGTCCTTCCGTTTCGCCGTGGATTCCAATACCTGGAGTAAGCTGCCTTTCATCATCAAGCTGGGTAATCTGGCAGTACATACAGAGCGGAGTGTGCAGCCCAGTGATGCCCTTGCATCCTTGAAAGGATTGTTCGAGTTTGTCCAGTGGATCGATTATTGTTACGGTTCTGATTATCAGGAGCGTGTCTTTGACGAAAGTCTGATCCCTACCGAAAAAATAGCGGTAGATTCTCGGAAAATCAAAGAGCAGGAAAGCCTGCTGGATGAAAAAGAAGCAGAGATTGAGGCGCTGCGCAAACAAATTGAGCAGATGTCAGCCCAATATACTGCTGAGAAAGAGAAGCATCAGCAGGAGCGATCTTTCCAGCCGGAAGATTTGTCTGAGTTCCAGACGCGGAAAATTTATATTGACGTAGATTTGAAGTTCATGGGGTGGAAATTCGACGGTATCGATGCAGATGTACAGGAGGAATATCCTGTACAGGGTATGGCCGGTGTGGTGGGCCAGATGGGCTACTGCGACTATGTGCTGTTTGGCAAGGATGGCCTTCCGCTGGCGGTGATTGAGGCCAAACGCACTAGCAAAGACCCTAACATTGGGCGGAAGCAGGCAGTTCTATACGCAGATTGCCTGGAACGGAAATTTGGCCGCCGACCGATGATGTTCACTACGAACGGTTTTGAAACTTATTACTGGGACGACCAGTCCGGCCCCCAGCGCAAGGTCAGTGGTGTGTTCAGCAAGGAAGACTTACAAAAGCTGATGAACCGTCGAGCTGAACGGCAAGAATTGATGAGTATTCCCATCGATGATAAAATCACAGATCGCTACTACCAAAAAGAAGCCATACGGGCTGTTTGCGATCAGATCGAACAAGGATTTCGTAAGCATCTTCTGGTAATGGCAACTGGTACGGGAAAAACAAGGACGGCCTCCAGCTTGACCGATGTGCTCAGCCGTGGTAAGTGGATTACGAATGTTCTTTTTCTAGCTGACCGCACTGCCCTGGTAAAACAGGCAAAAGATGATTTTAAGCAGTATTTGCCGGATATGTCTCTGTGCAATCTGTGTTCCAACAAGGATGACCGGAACGCCCGGATTGTGTTTTCCACTTACCCAACGATTTTGAATGCTATCGATGATACGAAATCCAAAGATGGGCGCCAGTTGTTTACTCCGGCGCATTTTGACCTGATTATTATTGATGAAAGCCACCGGAGTATTTTCAAAAAGTACAGGGCAATTTTTGAATATTTTGATGCTTTGATGGTTGGCCTTACCGCTACGCCGAAAACGGATGTAGATCGGAACACCTACGATTTCTTTGAAATGGAACATGGTGTTCCTACGTACGCCTACGATTATGAAACAGCGGTCTACCAAGACCATGTGTTGGTACCATACTATAATTATGAGGTCAAAACAAAGTTTTTGGATGAAGGCATTACCTACGATGACCTGTCTGACGAAGACAAAGAGCGTTACGAAGATGACTTCATTGAAGATGGCATGATGCCGGATTTTATCCCGTCCGCAGCTCTGAACAAATTTGTATTTAACGAGAAAACGGTTGACATGGTTTTACAGGATTTGATGGAGCGGGGCATCAAGGTTGCAGGCGGGGACCGGCTGGGTAAAACCATTATTTTTGCACAGAATAAGCGCCACGCCGAATTCATTCTGGAGCGGTTTAACAAACTCTACCCTCAGTATCACGGTTCCTTTGCCCAGCGCGTGATTTGTGACGATAGTTATGCTCAGACCATCATAGATGATTTCAAACAGCCAGAAAAGGAGCCGCATATTGCTGTGTCCGTGGATATGATGGACACAGGTATTGATGTGCCGGAATGCGTCAATCTGGTGTTCTTCAAGAAGGTGCGTTCCAAAGCAAAGTTTTGGCAGATGATTGGCCGTGGCACCCGTTTGTGCAAGGGATTGTCCTGCGTAGATCAGATTGATGGAGTATATACGGATAAACGGCGCTTCTTGATTTTCGATTACTGCGGCAATTTTGAATATTTCCGGGAACACAAGGAAGGATATGAAGCCAGGGAAACAAAGACATTGTCGGAGAATATTTTCGGCAAGCAGATTAAAATTGCTATGGCTTTACAAGAAAGCACCTTTGCAGGAGAAAACTATCAGTTATGGCGAAACGAACTTATCGAAACCTGCCATAAGCAAGTTACAGCGCTGAACCCAGAGTTGATTTCCGTAAAACTACGGATGCAGTATGTGGAGAAATATAAAAAGCAGGACGCCTTTCTTTCTATCGGTGAGAGTGACAAAGGCGAGTTACTGACACAGATTGCACCGCTTGTCCAATCGGAAGAAACGGATGAATTCGCCAAGCGTTTTGATAACTTTATGTACGGGCTGATATTGGCACATATTGAACAGATGCCTGCTTTCAAGTATGCCAAAAAGCAGTTGTGTGACACAGCTTCGCTGCTGGAGCGCAAGGCGAATATTCCGCAGATTAAGGAAAAGCTGCCGCTTCTACAGGAAATCCATACCGATGTCTTTTGGGACGCTAATGATATTCTGCTGTTTGAAAAGGTTCGGAAAGAGCTTCGTGGTTTGATTCGTTTTTTGGACGAAGATGACGGAGGGCAAAAACGTATTATTACCAAACTTACTGATCCAATTATAGATAGCCAAGAAGGGGTTCAGCTGGATACAGCGTATGACTTTGAAGACTACCGTGCCAAAGTAAACCGCTATGTCAATGAGCACGGAAATACGCTGGCTATTTACAAGCTGACCCATAATATTCCGTTGGCTGCGGGCGATTATCAGGAGCTAGAACGAGTGCTGACAAGTGAGCTTGGAAGCAAAGAAGATTACAAGCGCGAATTTGGAGACACGCCATTTGGTCTGCTGGTTCGTAAAATCGCCAAGTTGAATCACGAGGCAGCCATGCAGGCTTTTTCGGCTTTTATCAACGACCAATCTTTAAATCAGAAGCAGATTGCTTTTGTGAAGAAAATCATCAATCACATAGAGCTGAACGGGTATATGGAAAATGTTTCAGAACTTACAAAGCCGCCATTTGACAAACCTGTTAGCTTTATTAAGCTGTTTGATGCAAAGACTAGAACCGCATTGATAGCAACTATAAATCAGATTCGTGAGAATGCGGTTCAGATAGTAGCATCATAA
- a CDS encoding HAD family hydrolase codes for MPDKEYERKHKETNPVVAICYDFDKTLSPDDMQAQGYIQSVGYDVPDFWKKSNSLASDNEMDQNLAYMYTMKQESEGKVLFTKEKLAEYGASVQLFPGVEQWFERIREYGKSQGVIVEHYIISSGLKEMIEGTAVAKAGAFEKIYASSFYYNEKGVAVWPAQVVNYTNKTQFLFRIEKGVLDINDSAVNESFSPEEMRVPFRNIVYIGDSDTDIPCMKLVTSYGGHSIGVYNAESKDKTKVYKMMRDGRIKYFAPADYREGTELDLLVKAIINRTAANEALETLHYKYKIERIKADKESNEEERKRTDLLISLENSGSFATTHSLISELQEIDDWSYEEKEILFQIALDNSQVRYILRDLDVETFYRKLLKSMKTMTSNAQEVKDILESDD; via the coding sequence ATGCCGGATAAAGAATACGAGCGCAAGCACAAAGAAACTAACCCTGTTGTTGCAATATGTTATGACTTCGACAAAACCTTATCTCCAGATGATATGCAGGCACAGGGGTATATCCAATCCGTTGGCTATGACGTTCCTGACTTCTGGAAAAAGTCGAATTCTCTCGCCTCCGATAATGAAATGGACCAAAACCTTGCCTATATGTACACGATGAAACAGGAATCCGAGGGAAAAGTCTTATTTACAAAAGAGAAATTAGCTGAATATGGTGCCTCTGTTCAACTGTTTCCCGGAGTTGAGCAATGGTTTGAACGCATTCGGGAATACGGAAAAAGCCAAGGAGTTATCGTGGAACACTACATCATTTCTTCTGGCTTAAAAGAAATGATTGAAGGGACTGCCGTTGCAAAAGCTGGAGCATTTGAAAAAATTTATGCCAGTTCATTTTATTATAATGAAAAGGGCGTAGCAGTATGGCCTGCTCAAGTGGTAAATTACACCAATAAAACACAATTCTTGTTCCGAATTGAAAAAGGTGTACTGGACATTAATGATTCCGCTGTCAATGAATCCTTTTCTCCCGAAGAAATGAGAGTACCATTTCGTAATATAGTTTATATCGGCGATAGTGATACCGATATTCCGTGCATGAAACTTGTCACCTCATACGGCGGGCATTCTATTGGCGTCTATAACGCAGAAAGCAAGGACAAGACAAAAGTATATAAAATGATGCGAGATGGAAGAATTAAATATTTTGCACCAGCCGATTACAGAGAAGGAACTGAATTAGACCTTTTGGTAAAGGCCATTATCAATCGAACTGCTGCGAATGAGGCTCTGGAAACACTGCACTATAAGTATAAAATAGAACGAATCAAAGCAGACAAAGAAAGTAATGAAGAAGAGCGGAAAAGAACCGATTTGCTCATTTCCTTAGAAAATAGTGGCAGTTTTGCAACTACGCATTCCCTTATCAGCGAGTTGCAGGAAATTGATGATTGGTCTTATGAAGAAAAAGAAATTCTATTCCAAATTGCCCTCGACAATAGTCAAGTACGCTATATTCTGCGCGATTTAGATGTGGAAACTTTTTACAGGAAATTATTAAAAAGTATGAAAACCATGACATCAAATGCGCAAGAGGTTAAGGATATCTTAGAAAGTGATGATTAA
- a CDS encoding restriction endonuclease subunit S: protein MARLGDVCEILNGYAFKSANYTDKGVRIIRISNVQKGYIEDNTPAFYPFDDINVAKYELFEGDLLLSLTGNVGRVGRLDKKFLPAALNQRVACIRIKDNTALDKSFLFDLLNSDSFEQKCILSSKGVAQKNLSTEWLKDYKIPLPPLDEQREIAAVLDKVSDLIAKRRQQLNKLDELVKSRFIEMFGDMLLNTKRWNEKPLESMADIVSGITKGRKIKGQSMIKVPYMAVSNVKDGYIDWTTVKTIEATEQEIEQYRLLPDDVLMTEGGDPDKLGRGAIIKELLENCIHQNHIFRVRLNESVILPGFFAEYLKHQKSKRYFIGCAKQTTGIASINMRQLKALPVLLPPLALQKQFSAFVAQTDKSKLAIQKSLEKLEILKKALMQKYFG, encoded by the coding sequence ATGGCAAGATTGGGGGATGTTTGCGAGATTCTTAATGGATATGCCTTCAAAAGTGCGAATTATACTGATAAAGGTGTTAGAATCATTCGGATTTCTAATGTCCAAAAAGGATATATTGAAGATAATACACCAGCTTTTTACCCTTTTGATGATATAAATGTAGCAAAATATGAACTTTTTGAGGGTGACTTGCTACTCTCATTAACAGGAAATGTCGGGAGAGTTGGACGTTTAGATAAAAAATTTTTACCCGCTGCCTTAAATCAGCGTGTTGCTTGCATTAGAATAAAAGATAATACGGCTCTTGATAAATCATTTCTCTTTGATTTGTTGAATAGTGATTCCTTCGAGCAGAAATGTATCCTATCTTCAAAAGGTGTTGCTCAAAAAAATCTGAGTACCGAGTGGCTTAAAGATTATAAAATTCCTCTTCCGCCTCTTGATGAACAGCGCGAAATTGCCGCTGTACTGGACAAGGTCAGCGACCTGATTGCCAAGCGCAGGCAGCAACTGAACAAGCTGGATGAATTGGTAAAATCCCGATTTATCGAGATGTTTGGGGATATGCTTTTAAATACAAAGAGGTGGAATGAAAAACCCCTGGAATCAATGGCGGATATTGTATCGGGCATTACGAAAGGACGTAAAATTAAAGGACAAAGTATGATAAAAGTCCCATACATGGCTGTATCAAATGTAAAAGATGGCTATATTGATTGGACTACCGTTAAAACTATTGAAGCAACTGAACAGGAAATTGAACAGTATAGGTTATTGCCAGATGACGTGTTGATGACAGAAGGTGGCGATCCTGATAAACTTGGTAGAGGGGCCATTATCAAAGAACTTTTAGAAAATTGTATTCATCAAAATCATATATTCCGTGTTCGTTTGAATGAATCAGTGATTTTGCCGGGGTTCTTTGCAGAGTACTTAAAGCATCAAAAATCTAAGCGTTATTTTATTGGGTGTGCAAAACAGACTACTGGAATTGCAAGCATTAACATGAGGCAATTAAAAGCATTACCGGTCCTACTTCCGCCGCTGGCACTACAGAAACAATTCTCCGCCTTCGTCGCCCAGACCGACAAATCAAAATTGGCGATCCAGAAGAGCCTTGAAAAGCTGGAAATACTAAAAAAAGCACTGATGCAGAAATATTTTGGGTAA
- a CDS encoding type I restriction-modification system subunit M gives MTTGAIKNKVDKIWTDIWAGGITNPLTVIEQLTYLMFIRSLDEKELETEEFENMSGEKMDKIFPQSPIGQSMRWSKFKNDDPRDIYDVISQRVFPAIKNMKHGHLPDFTEQGEMIEIVDNTENDAEKDTAFARYMSDAMFLIPTPQVLQKLITGLDDLYEHDISDLDMQGDLYEYMLGKLSTAGQNGQFRTPRHIIKMMVELLQPTPEDTICDPACGTAGFLVASAEYIRNHCEDTMTNEQWEHFSGPMFTGFDTDRTMLRLSAMNLMLHSITHPEIDYQDSVSKQNQIRDKYTICLANPPFKGTIDAESINDDLKAVTNTKKTELLFLALFLRMLKKGGQCACIVPDGVLFGSSKAHKSIRKELVENHQLRAVISMPSGVFKPYAGVSTAVLVFTKTGAGGTENVWFYDMKADGFSLDDKRSEISENDIPDIIERFHNLDKEASRQRTDQSFFVPKQEIADNDYDLSINKYKKVEYVPVEYPSTAQIMADLHELEMEITAGLAELEEML, from the coding sequence ATGACTACAGGCGCAATCAAAAATAAAGTAGATAAAATCTGGACGGACATCTGGGCTGGCGGCATTACCAATCCTTTGACAGTAATTGAGCAGCTGACCTACCTGATGTTCATTCGTTCTCTTGATGAAAAAGAACTGGAGACAGAAGAATTTGAGAACATGAGCGGCGAGAAGATGGATAAAATCTTCCCCCAGTCCCCTATCGGACAGTCTATGCGCTGGAGCAAGTTCAAGAATGACGATCCGCGTGACATTTATGATGTTATTTCCCAGCGGGTGTTCCCTGCTATTAAAAATATGAAGCATGGCCATTTGCCTGATTTCACGGAGCAGGGCGAGATGATCGAAATCGTAGATAACACCGAGAATGATGCGGAAAAAGATACTGCTTTCGCCCGGTACATGAGTGACGCCATGTTTCTGATTCCCACACCCCAGGTGTTGCAAAAACTCATTACAGGCTTGGACGACCTGTATGAGCACGACATTTCCGATTTGGATATGCAGGGCGATCTGTACGAGTATATGCTGGGAAAACTGTCCACTGCCGGTCAAAACGGTCAGTTCCGCACTCCCCGGCATATCATCAAAATGATGGTAGAACTTTTGCAGCCTACCCCGGAGGATACCATCTGTGATCCGGCCTGCGGAACGGCAGGCTTTCTGGTGGCTTCAGCAGAGTACATCCGTAACCACTGTGAAGATACCATGACAAATGAACAATGGGAACATTTCTCCGGCCCGATGTTTACCGGTTTTGACACAGACCGTACTATGCTACGGCTTTCGGCCATGAACCTGATGCTCCATTCGATTACGCACCCAGAGATTGATTATCAGGACAGCGTTTCTAAGCAGAACCAAATCCGGGACAAATACACCATTTGTTTGGCGAATCCTCCCTTTAAGGGCACCATTGACGCCGAGAGCATCAATGATGATTTGAAAGCTGTTACCAACACGAAAAAGACCGAGTTGCTGTTCTTGGCGCTATTCCTGCGGATGCTGAAAAAGGGTGGTCAATGCGCCTGTATCGTGCCGGACGGCGTGCTGTTCGGTTCCTCCAAAGCGCACAAATCCATCCGCAAAGAGCTGGTGGAGAATCATCAGCTGCGGGCAGTGATTTCCATGCCTTCCGGTGTATTCAAGCCTTATGCCGGGGTGTCCACGGCGGTACTGGTGTTCACCAAGACTGGCGCGGGTGGTACGGAAAATGTGTGGTTTTACGATATGAAGGCAGATGGCTTTTCGCTAGATGACAAGCGCAGTGAGATTTCAGAGAATGACATTCCCGACATCATTGAGCGATTTCATAATCTTGATAAGGAAGCCAGCCGTCAGCGCACTGATCAGAGCTTTTTTGTGCCGAAACAGGAAATTGCGGATAACGACTATGACCTTTCCATCAATAAGTACAAAAAAGTGGAGTATGTGCCAGTGGAGTATCCGTCTACAGCACAAATTATGGCTGACCTGCATGAATTGGAAATGGAGATCACCGCAGGGCTGGCGGAGTTGGAGGAGATGCTGTGA
- a CDS encoding helix-turn-helix domain-containing protein has translation MAISYNRLWKRLIDHDLSKTDMMHRANISTNVLARLGKGAPVSMESMEKICKVLNCNIGDVMEFVPDNENGGKDA, from the coding sequence ATGGCAATTAGCTATAATCGTCTCTGGAAACGATTGATCGATCACGATTTGAGTAAAACCGATATGATGCACCGTGCAAACATCAGCACCAATGTTCTGGCACGTCTGGGGAAGGGTGCGCCTGTTTCAATGGAAAGCATGGAAAAAATCTGCAAAGTATTAAACTGCAATATTGGCGATGTTATGGAATTTGTTCCTGATAATGAAAACGGAGGAAAAGACGCATGA
- the rlmD gene encoding 23S rRNA (uracil(1939)-C(5))-methyltransferase RlmD: MEPLRKNQIYTGVVESYSSEGLGIVRLDGAVVFLPGAVRGETVDLRITKVMKTAAAGEIVRIHSPSPERAKPECPHFGTCGGCDFQHLSYAEELWAKRRRVQDALTRLGGADLQVEEIIGAKDPTHYRNKSQYPVGADGSIGFYQARSHRVVPIRSCLIQSEVSDRIAGAVRAWMKRYHVSAYDENTGKGLVRHVYVRVNRKGESLCCLVANGRQVPREPELAALVRAAAPKTVGVVLNTNTSRGNVILGERYRTLWGQDFLMDTLCGLEFKLSVPSFYQVNREQAEALYGKALEFAALTGGETVLDLYCGTGTITLCMAQRSKRVIGAEIVPPAIADARENAARNHIKNAEFFCGDAAEVAVKLEGEGLRPDVVTIDPPRKGLSPAVIASIAGMAPERVVYVSCDPATLGRDVKIFSGFGYQAVRACAVDMFPATRHVETVCLLSKLNTKQHIEVELNLDELDLTSAESKATYDELKAYVLEKYGLKVSSLYISQVKRKCGLEVGQNYNLSKKDDAKVPQCPPEKEAAIMEALKYFRMI, translated from the coding sequence ATGGAACCGCTTCGTAAAAATCAAATCTACACCGGCGTCGTAGAGTCCTATTCCAGCGAGGGCCTTGGCATTGTCCGCTTGGATGGAGCCGTCGTATTCCTCCCCGGCGCTGTTCGGGGTGAGACCGTGGACCTGCGGATTACCAAGGTTATGAAAACCGCTGCGGCGGGGGAGATTGTCAGGATTCATTCCCCCTCCCCGGAGCGGGCGAAGCCGGAGTGTCCTCACTTTGGCACCTGCGGCGGCTGTGATTTCCAGCACCTCAGCTATGCAGAGGAGCTGTGGGCCAAGCGCCGGCGGGTCCAGGACGCCTTGACTCGCTTGGGCGGCGCCGATTTGCAGGTGGAGGAGATCATCGGCGCGAAGGACCCCACTCACTACCGAAACAAGAGCCAGTACCCAGTGGGTGCGGATGGCTCTATTGGCTTCTATCAGGCTCGGAGCCACCGGGTGGTGCCCATTCGCTCCTGCTTGATTCAGTCGGAGGTCTCCGACCGGATTGCCGGGGCTGTGAGAGCTTGGATGAAGCGGTATCATGTTTCCGCCTATGACGAGAACACTGGCAAGGGGCTGGTGCGCCATGTTTACGTCCGGGTGAACCGGAAGGGGGAGAGCCTCTGCTGTTTGGTGGCAAACGGCAGACAAGTGCCTCGGGAACCGGAGCTGGCGGCCCTGGTCCGTGCCGCCGCGCCCAAGACGGTGGGTGTGGTGCTGAATACTAACACCAGCCGTGGAAACGTGATCCTGGGGGAGCGCTACCGCACCCTCTGGGGGCAGGATTTTTTGATGGATACCCTCTGCGGACTGGAATTTAAACTCTCTGTCCCCTCCTTTTACCAGGTGAATCGGGAGCAGGCGGAGGCTCTCTACGGAAAGGCCCTGGAATTTGCCGCCTTGACCGGAGGGGAGACGGTGCTGGACCTCTATTGTGGTACTGGCACTATTACATTGTGCATGGCGCAGCGGTCAAAACGGGTTATTGGCGCAGAGATTGTACCCCCCGCCATCGCAGACGCCCGGGAAAACGCGGCGCGCAACCATATTAAAAATGCAGAGTTTTTCTGCGGCGATGCAGCGGAGGTGGCGGTCAAGCTGGAAGGAGAGGGACTCCGGCCTGACGTTGTCACTATAGACCCGCCGCGAAAGGGACTCAGTCCGGCGGTGATTGCCTCCATCGCAGGGATGGCGCCGGAGCGGGTAGTCTATGTCTCCTGCGACCCTGCCACCCTGGGAAGGGATGTAAAGATCTTCTCTGGCTTTGGCTATCAGGCTGTGCGGGCCTGTGCCGTGGACATGTTCCCGGCAACCCGCCACGTGGAGACGGTATGTCTTTTGTCCAAACTAAACACCAAACAGCATATCGAGGTGGAACTGAATCTGGACGAGCTGGATTTGACATCGGCGGAGAGCAAGGCCACCTATGACGAGCTTAAGGCATATGTGCTGGAGAAGTATGGTTTGAAGGTATCCAGCCTGTATATTTCCCAAGTCAAGCGGAAATGCGGGCTGGAGGTTGGGCAGAACTATAATCTGTCAAAGAAGGACGATGCAAAAGTGCCGCAGTGTCCGCCGGAAAAGGAAGCGGCGATTATGGAGGCGCTGAAGTATTTTCGGATGATATGA
- a CDS encoding helix-turn-helix domain-containing protein → MIKFAERLQELRRERHMTQREMAEFLQIQLRSYQSYEGDDRRPDYEKLVALADYFGVSTDYLLGRSEER, encoded by the coding sequence ATGATAAAATTTGCTGAGAGATTGCAGGAATTGCGAAGGGAACGCCATATGACTCAAAGGGAGATGGCGGAGTTTCTGCAAATACAGCTGCGTTCCTATCAATCTTATGAGGGCGATGACCGTCGCCCAGATTATGAGAAGCTGGTAGCCCTGGCGGACTACTTTGGCGTTTCTACGGATTATTTGCTGGGGCGCTCAGAGGAGCGGTAG